The genomic DNA ATTACAAAtccaaatgattaaattgtagttATCTTAGTGCAAAACAATCCGAGCTCGCGCACGCCGTCCAATATTAAATCAGATGTCTTCCTGACAGATAAAAGTAAGACAAAGGGTGAGTCACTAAGCATCGTGTATAACCAAACTCAAATACAAATAAACAGAACATAATATATAGATAATTGTAATGCAAGCATTATATAAAAGTTGTATAACCAATACGGAACAGATCTAGAGTATCACAGAGACTTCAACAGAGGTAGTACAACAGAACAAAGCAAAACAGAACAAAGTAGCACAACGCAATTCAAACAGAACAGAACCGAATAGAGCAGAACAAAACATAATAGAACAAAGCAGAGCAATGTTGAACAGAACACAACATAAATATTTATGCAAATGCAGTATTTTTCAAACAGATCAGAATGcagatttatcaaaaatatcCTACCCAACTTCACTACACACAGAAATAGAGTTCCTCAGAAGTCGTGTAGCCAGATCACACCAACAGATAACTGTGGATAGTGCCACCAGTATTTTGCAGTTAAAACTGCCAAATCGAATACATATGGTCAAGCCACTATAGTACAGTCAAACTGCAAGAACAGAagtgtggataaaccaccagatAATGCGGATCATTAAACTGCTAGAAACTTCCTCTCTTTACATCAACCTAagtcccatgcaatatgtcatggcATGCTTATGCAGAATCAGAGTAATGAGCATGTAAGTCATGTTATCTCTTAATAACAGAACCAGTAAATATGAGAGTCCATATTTTGTAAAACAGACTTATCAAACCTCAACAGACCATATTAGATTTGCCATGAAGTCACATGCACAGTTATAAATCAGAATCAATAATAATCAGTCTAACATGTTCAGATATCGTATATTCCTCATCAACAAAGTAATGAAGAGGCATACCAACAAACTTAATTGAATACAGATCGTACATGGATAATTCGCACACATAGACAATAACACATTACGTTATGAGATCCTACTCACTTAGGTTTAAACATAACAGATATACATACGATCACAAGTTATTCATTATCAGATCATCAGATATCAAGTTATATAACCTAATTCAGATTGTACAAAGCTTACAGTAGGCCTGCGCCCGTTTCGAATGACGCTTATGGCCACGgagaaaaatttcaaatatagctTCACACGACCTAGAGAATTGGTCTGTTTCACTTGCTCGTGTGGTCCTAATTCACAAACAGTGAGTTatacggcctggacacatgcccatgtcctttcccgtgtggctcacatggcctgagCACACATTCatgtccttgcccgtgtggctcacGCGACTTGGGCACACGCCCATTTCCCTAGTCGTGTGGTCCTAAATcataaatagtgagttacacagcttagacacatgcccgtgtcctttgcCTATGTGAACCCTACACTAACATGGCTATACACGGCCTTGACACTCGCTTGTGTCCCTTGCCCGTGTGGTTCAAATTCAATAAATAGTTAGTTACATGGCCTGGGCATACCTATCTCCCTAGCCGTAAGGCGTTGACAACTACGTTTTTTAGCGTCTGAAATTCGCAAAGACATGGGTTTTAGGTATGCACCTGATACGGATTAGAAGAAGAAATAACAAAAGATGAGTTCTAGTCCCTAAACGACAAGCAATTGTCCAACAAACGGTTAACTCGCAACCAAACTGCTAAAAACTAACATTCCAAATTCGAAGTTGCGTCAAAGAACTTTCGACACCAAAACTTTAAATCAAACTTACTAACCAACGGATTAAACTAGGAGGATAAGTCGGATCCCATACAGAATCAGCACAACGTAACATAACAAAAAGAATGGTCACTTTAAAAGAAAGTAACCAAAATGAAGAAACTAAATATTAGGAAAGGAATGACAGAAGAAACATGACaagaaggaaaaaagaaagaacaaaaagaTGAGAAACATCACTGGAGGTTTCTGGAAGTTTTAAATAACCAAGCAAACTAACTACCGCACAACGAAATGAAAAAATACATTCCCTAACACAAGTCAAGATTTGAACATAGGACCATAAACACAGACAAATGTTTAACTATCGAACCAGTGGGCTCATTCTTGATATCAATTGATTGAGTTTAACTTATAAACCAACATTCAAAGGTAAGAGTTTAAGCAAAATGGCAATTTTCAAAAACAGGATTCGAACCCGAAACCTCACACAcatacctagaacacttaaccactaaaccaaATCAATTTACTTGTAAAAATTTCCAAAGTCTAAACTCAAATCAAGGGATGACCTCTTTTGGTTTCAAAACGAGATTTCTTCTAAGTCGgttttttgggatgttacaatcaaCAACTTCGTAATTTATAATACTACATCATAATCTCCAAAATCATAATTTTCCCAAATTAGCTATTAGCTATTGTAACTCACAAAAAGAGCTCACATTAAAACATTTTTAGTCACAAAGTCCACTTTTTTCCCTATCAATTGTTCACTAAGTTCTATCATCATCAATCTAAGATTGCTTCTCTATCGACCATCAATCTTTGAAGGTTGTACTATAGTTTTATGATTTGAAATattcaaataaattttttatcTATCTATACTATATATTTAAGGTTTGGTTGAGTTGGTTTCACTAATCAATCAAGTCTTAAGTCCAACTCAACTAGAAATTTACCAAAAAAGCCCATGATTTTTTTACAAAGCaacaaatatttttttgaaagtatttgtctatttatattttgataaatctaaaaaaaataaatgcacaGAAGGGGAATAATGTGATTTGAACTTAAAACAACATGCTCTTCACAATTTCAATTTTGCCATTTCAACCAAAACTACATTGAATTTTTATATCATTTTTTTTCATAATATTTGtcacataatttttattttatacaatACCTAGAACTACGCATAGCCCCTCCCCAACTCATAAACAGGAGGATAATACACTTCAGCACACTCGAACCCATATCTTCCTACATTGGCAATAATGCCCATGCCAATCGAGCTATGACTCAATCGGCTTATCACATAATTTTTGAATCAACATCATTGGTGTGTCATAATCTAGCTATCATTATCCtatttttgaataattattagttGTATAAACAGAAGTTTCTGTGAATAAAGAGATTCATTTCAATATTCTCCTATTACTTAATATTACACACCTTTAATCTGTGCATCATTTTTAAAGtttgattttttatgaaattaaagAGGGAGTTTGTTGTCTTTTTATCAACAATGGCAAATACAATTAGAAAATTTTTTTGGTTACCATATTATGCAACTGCCAAGAACGTAAGCTTATACTTGCCATATAACCAAGTGCCATCTATTTAGACAATAGGCTTACAATGTGGAAACCCTTTAATGCATTGCTTAAACGTCCAAAATACTTAATAGAATATTCACTTACCCTGTACTAGTTGTCCAACATTATCTTATGCAAGAAGAAATTTCAATTTCACCATGATACCGAGAATGAACTATTGCATTGCCATCAAATATGTTAGAAGCTTAGCATAAGATTTATCCTAGTTACCAAACAGTTCTTCCATCACATTTTGTTTTGTGTACCATGCCTTGTGATACGAGACAGTGTAGCTATATCTGCTTCGGATGTCAGGGATTAGCACTAAGGTTAGAATCTAATTTATGCATTGACTTTAAGCATTGACATTATAGCACCATTGACTTTATGCATTGACATATGATTTTAGAATCTAATTTATGATGGTCTTGCGTTCACTGTCAACAATGCACGTATATGGACCATTATGCTTTCGTATCTCCCAAATCTGCTTCTTCTTTATAAGTGATGCCTTAATTCACCAATTACATCTATCGCCAATTTTAACGTACTTGCCTACATATATGGTTAAGGTCGACTCTGCCATCTTATAATCATTGGAGGCTTTAATATTGTAATGCTTTATGACTGCTTATGTAGTATTGAAATTGGCATGCATGCAGCACTTGAAGCAGCTAAGGAGCAGACAATGCCACATAAGTTATGTGGATGAAGTATGAAGATCAAACTGCTGTAGTATTTCTGGATGAAGTACATGCAGCTACTGAAGTTGATGCTACTGTTCAATTtcagtttcattttgttactttaagTAATATTTTGTAACTTAGTTAAAATTAGAACTAAGTAAGTAGTGTATTTAATGTAATTGGGTGCTGATAAGATTGATAGAACAACTTACCTAATTGTGTAAGTTGATTTGCAAGTTGTAATATGCAAGCGGTGTAGGTAAGTCTAaaaatagtaaatatgttaaagcTGAGCAACTTATGACTGGTATATGTATTGGCAGTATGCCATCTTCTTTAATCAATGAATTTTAACAGAAATCATTCAATAAAAATACTCTctcaattttttctttctttcacaaAGTAAAAATCTATTTTGTTTATCATGCAAATATCGAGCCTTTTGAAGCTCAATCTTCCTTCATTCTTCATCCGGATTTATTACGTTGTTGCTCAAGTTTTGACTGAGcttcatacttcatccggataaattgttcaaaaaccTAACAATTGGCATTTAGAGCCTTATTCTTAGTGGACCTGTCATTTTCAACGCTTAGAACCATGGCTTCATCAGGCTTCTCACCAGCTGCACCATCAGTTTTCAATTGTGAGGGCTACCACATTTGGGTAGTGAAAATGAAGACCTACCTGCAGGTATTCGATTTGTGGGAAGTGGTCAACTCAGATGTTGAACCAGAACCACTCAGAGCCAATCCAATAGTGGCTCAGATCAGGCAGCATGCTGATAAAAGAACAAAGAGGTATAAAGCTATGTCATGTATCTAGAACAGTGTATTTGATGTGATTTTCACAAGAATCATGGCTTGTGAGCCACCAAAGTAGGCCTGGGATAAGTTGAATGAGGGGTTCCAAGAGACTGAAAGAACAAGGCAGCAACAGCTACTGAATTTAAGAAGGGACTTTGAAAACTTGAAGATGAAAGAGGAAGAAACTGTCAAGCAGTACTCAAACAAAATCATGGCTATAGTAAACAATATAAGGCTACTTGGAGAACAATTTAATGAAGCAAGAATTGTAGAGAAGGTGATCTCAACCTTACCTGAAAGGTATGAGGCAAAGATCTCATCTCTTGAAGACTCGAAAGACCTGACCGGCATCTCATTGACAGAGCTGATAAATGCTCTTTATGCTCAAAAGCAAAAGAGAGCAAGTAGACTGGAGGAGCATCAAGAAGGTGTCTTCCAAGCCAAAACTAGACCAGCCACAAACTCTTCTGCCTACAATGGGAAGAAAACCTGGAAAGATAAGCCAAAGACAGATGGTACAGGAAGATATCCGCCTTGCCCACATTGCAGAAGGCTAAGTCATCCGGGTGAAGTATGTTGGTTCAGACCTAATATGCAGTGTCAAATCTGTAAAAATATGGGTCATGCTGAGAAAGTTTGTAGAAACAAAGGCTAGCAGAGACATGACCAACCTCAGCAGCCAAGAGCTGAAGCTCAAGTGGTAGAAGAAGAAAGTGATCAAGAAGAACGAGTATTTGCTGTCTCTTGCTCATCTACCTAAATAAAAGCCACAGAAGGATGACTAATTGACAGTGGTTGCACAAACCACATGACCCCTAATGCTGCTATCTTCAAGAAAATTGATAGAAACTTCAAAACAAGGGTGAAGGTTGGAAATGGACACTTCATCAAAGCTGAAGGCAAATGAGATGTTCAAATTAACACTCTTTCAGGTACCAAACTTGTTTCAAATGTACTTTTGGTGCCTGAAATAGACAGAAATTTGCTTAGCATGGCTCAGCTACTCGAAAAGGGCTACTCAGTGGTGTTCAAAGGCAAAGAATGTCAAATCAGTGAACCAAATAGATCCAAGCTCATGTCAGTAACCATGGCTGACAAAAGCTTTATTGTGGACATGGCACAAAGGCAATCTCCTTGATGGACACATCAGGTGAGGCCATTGAGTTCTGATTCAGACCTTTTGTATCATCGACCCATTATTGATAATAGTAGTCCTAATCTTGGATATCGTCGTTCACCAAGAGGTGCTACACAATTTGATCTGTTAAACTAAAAGAAGCTTGGCACTCTTATTGCAGATTTAGAATCTCAACTGAGGCAAGCACAAAAAGAGCTGAAGAATCTCAAAAACCAGTTGGCTTCAGCAGAAGCTGCAAAGAAAGAAGTGCAACAAGAGCTGGAAAATAAGACCAAGAAGCCTAAAGCTTGAGAAACTGTTGAAGTAAATAAAAAGGTTTCTCCGAAAAGAACTCAAGATTCTAAGAAATTCGATTGTAGCATCAGAGATAAAGTCTCTGAAGACCTTACAATAGATCAAGTTGAAGTTGATTAAAATGGTCCTGAAATAGACATTGATGATAAACCAGTCAGAGGCACTAGACCATTGGCTGAGATTTATGAAAGAGCTAAAGTAGCTGCTGTTGAACCATACTGATTTGAAGAAGCTGAAGCTCAACAAGGATGGAAGCAGGCCATGCTCGATGAGATGAGCATGATTGACAAGAATCAAACTTGGGATTTAGTTCCAAGACCAGGCAACAAGAAGGTTATTTGAGTGAAAATGGTGTTTCGAGCCAAGCAAAATGCTGATAGTAGCTTGAACAAACTCAAATCAAGGCTGGTTGTAAAGGGATCAGTCAGAACTATGCAGCATGCAAgtcaaggaggagtgttgaaatTGGCATGCATGCAGCACTTGAAGCAGCCACGGAGTAGACAATGCCACGTAAGTTATGTAGATGAAGTATGAAGATCAAGCTGTTGTAGTATTTTTCAGATGAAGTACATGCAGCTACTGAAGTTGATGCTACTGTTCAATTtcagtttcattttgttactttaagTAATATTTTGTAACTTAGTTAAATTAGAACTAAGTAGGTAGTGTATTTAATGTAATTGGGTGCTGATAAGATTGATAGATCAGCTTACCTAATTGTGCAAGTTGCAATGTGCAAGCGGTGCAAATAAGTCTAaaaatagtaaatatgttaaagcTGGCCAGCTTATGACTGGTATATGTATTGGCAGTATGCCATCTTCTTTAATCAATGAATTTCAACAGAAATCATTCAAGCAAAATACTCTCTCAATTTTTGCTTTCTTTCATAAagtaaaattttgttttgtttatctTGCAAATATCGAGCCTTTTGAAGCTCAATCTTCCTTCATTCTTTATCCGAATTTATTACGTTGTTGCTCAAGTTTTGACTGAGCTTCATACTTCATCTggataaattgttcaaaaaccCAACATGTAGCCTTATTCGACGAAAATTTGTGTCCTAATAGATAGATTATCGGAATGTGAAATTGTAAGCTTATGAGTCGATAATATATAGAGATATTCAGGGAATTCTAACGCATCCATTGCATCTTCATCGATTAGGTGCATTTGAGAGGAAGGTTAATATGGTAGAAGATCCACTTCTAGTTCGGCAGCATATACTTTTTCATCACAATCTAGATCATTAAATTTTGTTATGTTCGTGTTAGCATCTCTCTCATCTTCCTGTTCCTCTTTTCCTTTTCTTCATTGTAACTCAATAAAAACATGTCTGTTGAAAGTTGTATCAGCATGAAAGTTCTCACTCCATTGTAAGAAAATGGATCTTTATATAGAGGAGGTGTATATGTTGATAGTGCAACGAACTGGTATAGATTTTCTAGACTTAAATTCAAATCAAAACTTGACCCGTATATAGAAGATCATCCTCCAACAAGTGAGATATACCGATATTTATTAAAAGGATCACATTGAGGATATGGTGCTTAAAACATTTCTGcacaggattggatgaagatggaACATTAGGTAACACGTTCCCCTACTCAACATCACCCCAACTGTGCATAAAGCTTCGCTACATTATTCTCAGATAAGGAATGTGTTGTGATCATCACTTCAACATCATCATCTTCAACTAATTTCAATTAGAGCATAAATGACTAGGTTTGAAGATGCCATAAGTCTATAAAATAGAGTGGACACTACCTTCTCACAATGAGCGATGATTTTCCTACTAATtcttgctttcaattcttttattttCATGTTCTTATTGAACATCATATTTAACGACTGTCTCAAATCAAATACAACATTATTTTTAGTATAATGAACTTATCCGTTTTAATGAACCACAATATTAAATTTACACTCTATCTTTTTAAACGAACTTGCATGTGTAGAAAAATAATAGAACAATATAACTGCAcacaaataatttttaaaaaaggcAACTAAGAAAAGAAAACTTACTTTAACAAAATAGAGAGTAGTTTAAAGAAAAGAACTTGGAGAAATAGAAGAGGCAGTTATATAGACTGCATTAGggtgttttgataattttattccCAATTTTGAAATCCCATAGTCTAAAACTACAACTTGACATGgctattttagaaaaaataatttattaaagcgCCATGTGGCGAGATGTTGTCAAGGACTAGGATTTTTATAGACTTAAAAGGAGTAGACtagataatttaaaaaaaaaattgaaattttttgttCAATGGATACATCAATTGACTGTAGGGTAAAGGTTTGAAACCGCCCCCTAAATCGgttattatagaaaaaaattgttattttgaaACTATTGTTTAAGGGCGCACTTTtagaaacaatttttttttttttaatattgaaaTCTCCATGTAAGTGGCACttctaaaatagaaaaaaatattttttatatcatAAAAGAAACATGTAGAAGTCAGGTGAAATTTCCTTTTTTATATCTTGAAATCGCCATGTAAAGGgatccttttaaaattttaaaaaatattttctatatAAGAATTAAGAAACGACGTGTCAAAGTCAAGTGAAATTATCTTTTTTATATCttgaaattaataaaagaaatatatatatatatatatatatattgtattacAAATGACATGTATTGGAACCAGGTGAATCTACCACCTGACATGGAGGTTTCACCCGTTTTCAATATGGGTCTTACTAtcacaaaaatatatattttattgtgAAACTGTCAAATGACGTGAAAGTTTCACCTAAATTTAACATGTTTCCgtcacaaaaaatatatatatatattattgtaaaACCGTCATGTAAAGaggtaattaaaaaaataatgtgagagaaaattgtaattttttctaaATAATCTATAACATGCCATATTTTTCTAACTAGTTTTTAGaagtaatatttttataataaattgttAAAGTTCCTACCAATGAATTTGCTGAAATCAAGCCTATTATAGTGTTTGAATGTATGAGATATGTGGAGAGTAGTATTATTTCAAAGTTGAGCATGTCTACTGGTGTCTTGACCCTAGCAATTATGACACATTTTATCACACTCAAGTCTATTAACATATAAATATCAATGGCTTCATTGGAAATTTAGTTTCAATGTTTTAGTCTTCTATTCAACAATCAATATCTCTTGTATTTAAATTTCCAAATTGCAGACAACTTAGCTGATGCAATTGTCCTGTCCATGTGAACTCCCACATATTGTAAATAAGCTCACAAGATAGAATTGAACGCCTATATATTTACCATTATTGggctttagattttttttttttatagaaagTCTACAATGCTACCTTGAAATCATCTCTTCTAATGCTAAATGCTATCTTTGTAATGATCTGGTTAGAGTAGCTTCTCGTTATTTAATCTCCTCTTCAATTCCAATTATGTGTTCCAGGGTGATGCGGGTTATATGCTGCCAAAGCACTCTGTGTTGGTTCATAAGTGAGATGGGTTACCAATAAGCTGATAAAAATAGACTCTCCCTCAGAAATTTATTTCCTCTTTAGGTGTTTGTAAAGTTCACTAATTCTTGGGTGAAATACAATGTCGTTTATTCTCAAATTGCTGATAAAAAGATATTTTCCCTGAATAGCTTAGTCAAAATAAAAACATGTGCGTGCTTATTACAACTCTCCAAGCTGCACTTTGATGCATGATGAAAGCCCTAACTTAATAATGTCGGCAGCGCACCTTTACTTGCAGGTGTCGAGCGGAGCACCGCACAAGCAGCGGTTGTGAAAATACGTGGAGTAATCGAAACTCTGCAACCGCCCTCCCACCGGGATTTGTCCGCACAACCTATTGTAACTTACATTCATGAACTGCAACTCCAGATCCGTCAACCCTGCAGGAATACTTCCCGTAATCTTGTTATGATTCAGATCCAGCCTTGCCAAACTCTTGGGAAACTGCACTTTAGATAGATCGAATTGGAACATGTTCCTAGAAAGATCGATTTCGAATGTCGTTTTTTTCGGGCCAAACAACACTGAAGGATCACCTTCAAGCAAGTTCCTCGACAGGTCAATGGTGTTAAAGTCCATGTTGGCTAAAGAGGCAGGGATTGTACCAGAAAGTTTATTGTGAGACAAGATGAACAAATACAGGTTTTTGCTAGGAAACATACCAAAAGATTCTGGTATGGTACCAGTTAACTTGTTTCTATCCAAATGCAAAGCCTCGAGATTTGGGAGTGTTGAAAGGGAGCTTGGAATAGATCCCGAGAggttattaaatgaaaggtccaaGTAAGTCAAGTTCTTAAGTTGGCTAAGAAAATTAGGGACTGGACCGGAAAGATTGGTCCAGCTCAAGCGAAGCGTCTTGAGGTTCTTGAGCTTGGCAATGGCGGGTTGTATGGTTCCATTGAGGTTAGGGAGGTGTCTGAAAAGAAGGGTTTCAAGGTACGGAAGGTCGCCAACTTCAGGGGGGATTTGGCCGGTGAGACGATCATCGGAGAACAGGGTGAGGGAAACGACACGGTGGGTATTGGGATGGCATTCAAGACAGTACCAATCACAGCAATCAGTGTTGGGGTCCCATGAGGCCAAGAGGTAAGGGTTGCCTAAGGCCTTTTTGATCTTGAGAAGAACCTTCTTGTCTTGAGCGTTGCAGTGGTCTGAGACAGAAGGTGAAATGAAGATGGATACGAAGAGGAAACTGAGGAAAGCTGGATATATCTTCATGTTTTAATTGTTGGATTGGATGTTGCTTGttaaaactcaaaatttataGAGTGAGGTAGAGTCAAAGTTGATTAATAAATTAATCTCGCTTACCCCGTTATTATGTACTGGATTAAACCATTTGAAAGATGGTCAGAAGATGATGTGTTTTTTGGGGTTCAATGTTGGAAAGTGACTTGTTTTCTCAAAACCAATTATCTATGTTTTATTTTATGTCTGGATAATTGTGTTTGTGCCGAAATATGGTTTCAATCAGCGGATAGAGATATTTTGGAAACTTTAAGCATCAGAAGTTGAATGActgatttctttaaaattttaattgaaatctACTTGTAAATGAATGGTTGACTTCAAATATGCACCAACACAGCCGCTTTGCAAGGGTGAGAAACAGAAGCAGATCCAATCACGAGTCATGGGTCAACAAAGATGGCTTCTTTCTTATGACTCGGTAATAGCTggattcattattaatatttattttatttaatactatGCAGGTCAGTTTACTATTTATGATTATCTCTTTGAATCTATTATTTCACTTAACCAGTTAACATGAGTttgattattaaaaaataatttatttataatgtgTAATCCATATCATGAATTATT from Gossypium arboreum isolate Shixiya-1 chromosome 9, ASM2569848v2, whole genome shotgun sequence includes the following:
- the LOC108457520 gene encoding polygalacturonase inhibitor, which translates into the protein MKIYPAFLSFLFVSIFISPSVSDHCNAQDKKVLLKIKKALGNPYLLASWDPNTDCCDWYCLECHPNTHRVVSLTLFSDDRLTGQIPPEVGDLPYLETLLFRHLPNLNGTIQPAIAKLKNLKTLRLSWTNLSGPVPNFLSQLKNLTYLDLSFNNLSGSIPSSLSTLPNLEALHLDRNKLTGTIPESFGMFPSKNLYLFILSHNKLSGTIPASLANMDFNTIDLSRNLLEGDPSVLFGPKKTTFEIDLSRNMFQFDLSKVQFPKSLARLDLNHNKITGSIPAGLTDLELQFMNVSYNRLCGQIPVGGRLQSFDYSTYFHNRCLCGAPLDTCK